The Fusarium oxysporum f. sp. lycopersici 4287 chromosome 1, whole genome shotgun sequence DNA segment TATTCTTCAAATCGTTAATATCCATGGTGAATTagtccaagaagaagaaagccaGCAGAAGCGTCGAAGAATGAGCGCAGAAGACGCGGAGCCGTTGATAATGCTCCTGAAGGGATTCGTAATGGAATTGAATAGATTATCTGGAGTTCGAGATGCCCCTTGCTACGCTATTGACATGGTGGACACTTGGACATTTCCCAGTGCCCAACGTCAGCATGGATCATGGCTGATCACGTGATATTGCCAACGTTCCTGTATGAGGATATAGAGATTATGGAGTTGAAAGCATTCAGGACTTGTAGCACTGATCTAAAAGTATAATTGAATTTCCAGTGCATCTCCTTTCATTTAATTGGCATGTGTTACAGTTGTAGAGCCAGAAACTGAGCTTCTAGCAGGTACTTTAACTCATCTGGAGTCAAACCTCGAGTCCCCGCCATACAACCTTAGACTTCAGGCCTGAACAGGGCCCTAGAGGGCCAGTCACGGCGCTAGAATTGGATACCAGACGTCAAGCTGGTCCAAACTTTTATCTTCCCTTTCTCGAGATCAGTCCAAAAGACCAACCTCAGCACGTACATCACCAGTTTTCTGTAATTTTATCTATCTAAATCTACATCTTCTGTACTATCAAATCATTTTCCCAAGTGTATTAGTCTTCAAGGTACGTGCAAGTTCAATTGTTTCCCCTGCCGCGTTTGCCTTTGTTCTACCACCGAGAGCTCTGGGGAAGCTCAAGCTGTAGTGCACGCtacaaagagaagagaagcaagacGCCTTCGAGGCAAACATTGGCCGTCTGAGCACCTTTCTTGGGTCAATGGTATTATTCTGACCCGGATTGGGATCTTGGAAGAGCCAGCTGATCGGCCCAATACCGGTATTGTCGGCTTCTTCTCGCCTTTGTTCCTCACTGccagcttgagcttgccTGGTGCTGGTCTGGTTGCCCCTGTCCTACCCGGTCCTGCGGAGGGAGGGGAGCTTCTTTTCCCGGTGTGTCTGACTGTTCAAAATACATTGGAATGGTCACTTCTGCCCACGGGTTGATTAATGGACTGGATACTGGTACATTACATGAGACTCGAGGTGGAGGGCCCATGCAATCCACCGGGGTGGCCGTATCCCATGTCCCCTCCAATGGGGGTGATGCTTTGGCAAAAGTCTGCTGCACTTCGGGCATATCGGGCCACTGACTCGACGCGTCTCTCTGGACTGGTGGTTTGAGGGGCCATGTACTATGTACAGTACAAGCTTGCAGCCAGACTGACCAGAGAGGAGTGTGTGAGTCGAGCACGATACGATACGTTGCTTGCTTGACGTGGCCCGGGCAACCTCCATCAGCTCCAAGGATAGCCCCGTTGAAGCTTTGACGGGTAGAGCGAGCGAGCCAGCCATTGAGTCCACAGCACAGTCCAATGTGGTCTTGTTGTTTCTCAATGCGCGTGCTTGCGCTATTTGCAATGTCTGGCATGGCAGTAATGGCGGTCAGAGCCATGCCATTGAGAGCCAGGGGCAATGCGAAATGCTCGTCAGCTCTCGCTTGCTTGCAATAACAAGCAGGTATTGATTGATGGATTCATCATTGATCAACAGAGCCAGAACCTTAGCTGTTGCAAAGctccccctcccccgccCCACAGTGGCCATAGCCACCACTGTGACCTCATGGCCTAGCGGGCTCTCTTCAACAGCCAAAATAACGAGAGGAAGCTCTCAGGATCACTTCACGTGATCTCCTTTCGATCACCTGCTCCACTCTTTCACACGTTCTACACGCTTCGATTGGCTTCAACGGCCCCCGCTAACGCTTTGCCCCTCCAGCTTGCTCAAAATGAGACCCTCCCTCTTCAAGCCCCTCCTACCCCGCCATACCTGCTTCTCTGCAGCgagaacttcttcttctcttcctcaactCTCCAACACAATCAGATCTGTTAGattcttctcagcttcatccGCAGTCATGGGTAACAAGGTGTAAGTTGTCTCTTGCTTTGTCAATCATCGCATTGATGTAGACATCAGCTAACTCTGATCAGTTTCTTCGATATTGAGTGGGAGGGCCCCGTCTTCCAGAACGGCAAGCCTACCTCCACCGTTCAGAGTAAGTGTTGATTCCTCCCCGATGCCATCATCCTCAACGATCCGAGACGGCAAGCTGCATCTTCAGCTACCTTACCTTCCGGCTCAATACCTCGAGAGATGCACAATGGTCTTACATTTGCGGCATTTGCATTTGCATCTGCAGTATTCGTCATCATTCCACATCATCAGTTCCAAGCTTGAGCTCCGCGTTTTGTTGCATCAATGCTGACATACCTTCTCTCCAGGCCAGCGTGGTcgcatcaacttcaacctctacgacaaggaggTTCCCAAGACCGCTGAGAACTTCCGTGCTCTCTGCACTGGCGAGAAGGGTTTCGGCTACAAGGGCTCTTCTTTCCACCGAATCATCCCCGACTTCATGCTCCAGGGTGGTGACTTCACCCGTGGTAACGTACGTTTCTGTCAACCAAACCTCTGACGCGCATACTAACACAATCAAGGGCACCGGTGGTAAGTCCATCTATGGTGAGAAGTTCGCCGACGAGAACTTCAAGCTCACCCACGACCGCCCCGGTCTGCTGTCCATGGCCAACGCTGGCCCCAACACGTAAGCACTTCCACTCCTAATTATAGTTCGATTTAAACTAACAAAGTTTCCAGCAACGGTTCTCAGTTCTTCATCACCACTGTTGTCACCTCTTGGCTCAACGGCCGCCACGTCGTCTTCGGCGAGGTCGCTGACGAGGAGTCCATGAACGTTgtcaaggctcttgaggctACCGGCTCCGGCAGAGGTGCTGTCAAGTACCAGAAGCGTGCCACCATTGTCGACTCCGGTGAGCTGTAAAAAGTTCTTACTGAGG contains these protein-coding regions:
- a CDS encoding peptidyl-prolyl cis-trans isomerase, mitochondrial (At least one base has a quality score < 10); protein product: MRPSLFKPLLPRHTCFSAARTSSSLPQLSNTIRSVRFFSASSAVMGNKVFFDIEWEGPVFQNGKPTSTVQSQRGRINFNLYDKEVPKTAENFRALCTGEKGFGYKGSSFHRIIPDFMLQGGDFTRGNGTGGKSIYGEKFADENFKLTHDRPGLLSMANAGPNTNGSQFFITTVVTSWLNGRHVVFGEVADEESMNVVKALEATGSGRGAVKYQKRATIVDSGEL